From Coleofasciculus sp. FACHB-1120, one genomic window encodes:
- a CDS encoding XisH family protein has translation MPQRDAIHNIIRQALIKEGWEITDDPYVISYGERFLFIDLAARLDAVSGIAGRFIGARRGSSRIAVEIKEFRGNSAIADLEQAIGQYLLYRLLLEQVDPDRELYLAIADTTFDGIFSEPIGELVRRELPMKLLIVDVAAQEVKQWIPPLKNGTL, from the coding sequence ATGCCTCAACGAGATGCGATCCATAACATCATCAGGCAAGCTCTCATCAAAGAGGGTTGGGAAATCACGGACGATCCCTATGTCATATCCTATGGTGAGCGATTTCTGTTTATCGACTTAGCAGCAAGATTAGATGCCGTCAGTGGTATTGCAGGGCGATTTATTGGTGCCAGACGCGGCAGCAGTCGAATCGCTGTTGAAATCAAGGAGTTTCGAGGCAATTCGGCAATTGCTGATTTGGAGCAAGCGATTGGTCAATATCTTCTTTATCGACTTCTACTTGAACAGGTCGATCCAGATCGTGAATTATATCTCGCTATTGCAGACACAACTTTTGACGGGATTTTCAGCGAACCGATTGGTGAGTTGGTGAGGCGTGAGTTACCGATGAAATTGCTTATTGTAGATGTAGCGGCGCAAGAGGTAAAGCAATGGATACCACCACTCAAGAACGGGACATTGTAA
- a CDS encoding XisI protein has protein sequence MDTTTQERDIVKQVIQRYAQFKPSHGDIRLDTVFDDTQNRYALMQVGWDRGRRVRGNLIYVTLREGKVWVEYDGMEQGITKDLIAAGIPRERIVLAFLPEEQTAATV, from the coding sequence ATGGATACCACCACTCAAGAACGGGACATTGTAAAGCAAGTAATTCAAAGATACGCCCAGTTCAAACCTTCACACGGCGATATTCGACTCGACACGGTATTTGACGACACGCAAAACCGCTATGCACTGATGCAAGTGGGTTGGGATAGAGGACGAAGAGTTAGGGGAAATTTGATTTATGTGACTCTGCGTGAGGGTAAGGTTTGGGTGGAGTATGACGGGATGGAACAGGGAATCACCAAAGACCTAATCGCCGCAGGTATTCCAAGAGAGCGAATTGTTCTGGCATTTCTCCCTGAAGAGCAAACTGCTGCAACTGTCTAA
- a CDS encoding AAA family ATPase, which produces MWVSKVELSNFRSFVSASVGLSKGINLVIGPNNSGKSTLLKSVAWVQYGSSLSHTDLRLSQKDGFVQIELNNIKQFFPESSELNKVIKVSLSSPNNIGIEFFNRHIHIQGIPGELSLTNTMNTFSFYSYSIPNQEPENFIYPYLSRRKVATYEEMVNLNSTSSVRGNFSNLYAKIDRLSNPEMPANKQYVQACREILGFQITAIPSEQGKKAAYVVSNFESIPLEAMGEGIANLVGLIVDLCIANNQLFLIEEPENDVHPKALKKLLKLIAEKAETNQFIITTHSNIVVKYLGSQSESKLFRVTMEFEDRLPTSEIEEVGDSSEARLHVLEELGYELFDFDIWSAWLILEESTAEKIIREFLIPWFTPELKDRIRTFSARSVNEVETKFEDFNKLFVFLHLQPIYKNLAWVIIDGGDEEKKVIERLKRTYTSSGWGEDHFLQFSKHDFERYYPQKFQSKIDSVLQMPNSKSRQGCKKALLHEVEAWIKENPELAKTAFKESASEVVQMLHQIESALVSYKE; this is translated from the coding sequence ATGTGGGTTTCCAAAGTCGAGTTAAGCAACTTTAGAAGTTTTGTTAGTGCAAGTGTTGGATTATCTAAGGGAATTAATTTAGTCATTGGTCCTAATAATTCTGGAAAGTCAACACTCCTGAAATCAGTAGCATGGGTGCAATACGGCTCAAGCTTATCTCATACTGATCTACGATTATCTCAGAAAGATGGATTTGTTCAAATAGAACTGAATAACATCAAACAGTTTTTCCCTGAAAGCTCTGAGCTAAACAAGGTAATTAAGGTTTCTTTGTCATCGCCAAACAATATTGGAATAGAATTTTTTAATCGTCATATTCATATTCAAGGAATACCCGGCGAGCTTTCATTAACCAATACAATGAATACCTTTTCCTTTTACTCATACTCAATTCCAAACCAGGAGCCTGAAAATTTTATTTATCCCTATCTCTCAAGAAGAAAGGTTGCCACTTATGAAGAAATGGTTAATTTAAATTCTACTTCTTCCGTAAGAGGTAATTTCTCAAATTTGTATGCGAAGATTGATCGTCTTTCCAATCCTGAAATGCCAGCAAATAAACAATATGTTCAGGCATGTAGAGAAATACTAGGATTTCAAATAACAGCAATACCTTCGGAACAAGGTAAGAAGGCTGCTTACGTTGTGAGTAATTTTGAGAGCATACCTTTGGAAGCGATGGGAGAAGGTATTGCTAATTTAGTTGGGCTTATTGTAGATTTGTGCATTGCTAACAACCAGCTCTTCCTTATTGAGGAGCCAGAAAATGATGTCCATCCGAAGGCACTAAAGAAACTTCTTAAACTTATTGCGGAGAAAGCCGAGACTAATCAGTTTATAATTACAACGCACTCGAATATAGTTGTGAAGTACCTAGGTTCTCAATCCGAGAGTAAACTGTTTCGAGTAACAATGGAATTTGAGGATCGGCTTCCCACCTCAGAGATTGAAGAAGTCGGTGATTCATCAGAGGCTCGTTTGCATGTTCTTGAGGAACTAGGCTATGAACTTTTCGATTTTGACATATGGTCTGCTTGGTTAATCCTTGAAGAGTCAACAGCAGAAAAAATTATTAGAGAGTTTTTGATTCCCTGGTTTACTCCGGAGTTGAAAGACAGAATCAGGACATTCTCAGCTCGTTCGGTGAATGAAGTTGAGACCAAATTTGAGGATTTTAATAAGCTGTTCGTTTTTTTACATTTGCAGCCAATTTATAAGAATTTAGCCTGGGTCATCATAGATGGAGGTGATGAGGAAAAGAAAGTAATCGAAAGATTAAAGAGGACTTATACCAGTAGTGGATGGGGAGAGGACCATTTTTTACAGTTTAGCAAGCATGATTTTGAACGATACTATCCTCAAAAATTCCAATCAAAGATAGATTCTGTTTTGCAGATGCCAAATAGTAAATCTCGGCAGGGCTGCAAAAAGGCTCTTCTTCACGAAGTAGAAGCTTGGATTAAAGAGAATCCGGAGTTGGCTAAAACTGCTTTCAAAGAATCAGCTTCAGAGGTTGTTCAAATGCTTCACCAAATAGAGTCTGCGTTAGTCTCTTATAAGGAGTGA
- the nudC gene encoding NAD(+) diphosphatase — translation MYRTFIPGIAPPPVQSKPAWWFAFVGNKLLVRGKGTLSTIPTLVSLAEIGLVPVRSQFLGTLDDRPCYSAELPKDAVIADGMTLQGLRELYGTLDEDLYALSSRAIQIMEWDRTHQYCGQCAAPTTQLPNERAKRCPKCGLVNYPRLSPAVIVLISRGEEILLARAARFPAGMYGLIAGFVEPGESLEETIVREVREEVGIEVKDIRYFGSQPWPFPNSLMIGFTATYASGDIIIDPQELEDAAWFSKDNLPLIPPKLSIARKLLDWFVSTS, via the coding sequence ATGTATCGAACCTTCATCCCCGGCATTGCTCCACCTCCAGTACAATCTAAACCTGCATGGTGGTTCGCCTTTGTCGGCAATAAGCTGTTGGTTCGAGGGAAAGGGACACTCAGCACAATTCCTACCCTCGTCAGTTTGGCAGAGATTGGCTTGGTACCCGTGCGATCGCAATTTCTCGGCACGTTGGACGATAGACCTTGTTACTCAGCGGAACTGCCGAAAGATGCGGTGATAGCTGATGGCATGACTTTGCAAGGACTGCGCGAATTGTACGGCACCTTAGACGAAGACTTGTATGCGCTCAGCAGTCGTGCGATTCAGATTATGGAATGGGATCGCACCCATCAGTATTGCGGACAGTGTGCGGCTCCCACAACCCAATTACCCAACGAACGTGCCAAGCGTTGTCCTAAGTGTGGATTAGTCAATTATCCTCGCCTGTCGCCTGCGGTGATTGTACTTATTTCTCGCGGTGAGGAGATATTATTGGCTCGTGCTGCTCGGTTTCCAGCCGGAATGTACGGTTTGATTGCTGGATTTGTCGAACCGGGAGAATCACTTGAAGAAACAATTGTGCGTGAAGTCCGGGAGGAAGTTGGCATAGAAGTGAAGGATATTCGCTATTTTGGTTCGCAACCTTGGCCTTTTCCGAACTCGCTGATGATTGGATTCACCGCCACCTATGCTAGTGGCGACATTATCATCGACCCACAAGAATTGGAAGATGCTGCTTGGTTTAGTAAAGACAATCTACCGCTGATTCCTCCTAAACTGAGCATTGCTCGAAAACTTCTCGACTGGTTTGTTTCTACTTCCTAA